The following are encoded together in the Poseidonibacter lekithochrous genome:
- the nirD gene encoding nitrite reductase small subunit NirD: protein MASWTKIIEVEHIPSMGSRVVHYGEIEIAIFKTRDGSIFAINNECPHKQGKLSEGLVHGTNVTCPMHNWDIDLKNGEALGSDSGCTNIYKSKIENHTVFITL from the coding sequence ATGGCAAGTTGGACTAAAATCATAGAAGTTGAGCATATCCCATCAATGGGTTCGAGAGTAGTTCATTATGGTGAAATAGAAATAGCTATTTTTAAAACAAGAGATGGTTCAATCTTTGCTATTAATAATGAATGTCCCCATAAACAAGGGAAACTAAGTGAAGGATTAGTACATGGTACAAATGTAACTTGCCCTATGCATAACTGGGATATTGATTTGAAAAATGGAGAAGCTTTAGGAAGTGATAGCGGTTGTACTAATATTTATAAAAGTAAGATAGAGAATCATACAGTTTTTATCACTTTATAA
- a CDS encoding DUF3800 domain-containing protein, whose protein sequence is MYLVYTDETGTNNNSNVVFSMYGGLVVHESSVLKFEMQITEIVQEFLGFDNMLLVEVHFTEIFNYLFLNKKPTNKSKIKYFDEEVLPLIRTKVKEDLIQFVDELFQLISKANIPFLYMCIDKREDFHKSHYLDNEEISHNAYAFKGFLNILDRFLTQKQEMGLLIADDFANQIPKNLKKLSNIDILKDETIKANPNVKEIVYKRVLAESLVWKNKFLNGSISSNTIAPLKYKFESNSFNIIDNINFVSSKDSILNQVSDILLYVLRRIKEYNSDKSKYSHLEDFCKNKDLINTINFLYEINIIIEGQTDIENEVIDIALMNKFE, encoded by the coding sequence ATGTATTTAGTTTATACAGATGAAACAGGAACAAATAATAATAGTAATGTAGTATTTTCAATGTATGGAGGTCTTGTTGTTCATGAATCAAGTGTTTTAAAATTTGAAATGCAAATTACTGAAATTGTACAAGAATTTTTAGGATTTGATAATATGCTTTTGGTGGAAGTTCACTTTACTGAAATATTTAATTATTTATTTTTAAATAAAAAACCTACTAATAAATCAAAGATTAAGTATTTTGATGAAGAAGTTCTTCCTTTAATAAGAACAAAAGTAAAAGAAGATTTAATTCAATTTGTTGATGAATTATTTCAATTGATTTCAAAAGCAAATATTCCTTTCCTATATATGTGTATAGATAAAAGAGAGGACTTTCATAAAAGTCACTATTTAGATAATGAAGAAATAAGTCATAATGCGTATGCTTTTAAAGGATTTCTTAATATATTAGATAGATTTTTAACTCAGAAACAAGAAATGGGTTTACTAATTGCAGATGACTTTGCAAATCAAATACCTAAGAACTTAAAAAAATTATCAAATATTGATATATTAAAAGATGAAACAATTAAAGCTAATCCTAATGTAAAAGAAATAGTTTATAAAAGAGTTTTAGCTGAATCGTTAGTGTGGAAAAATAAGTTTTTAAACGGTTCGATTTCTAGTAATACTATTGCACCATTAAAATATAAGTTTGAATCTAATAGTTTTAATATTATTGATAATATAAATTTTGTTTCTTCAAAAGATTCTATTTTAAATCAAGTTAGTGATATATTATTGTATGTATTAAGAAGGATAAAAGAATATAATAGTGATAAATCTAAATATTCTCATCTAGAAGATTTCTGTAAAAATAAAGATTTAATAAATACTATTAATTTTTTATATGAAATAAATATAATTATCGAAGGGCAAACAGATATTGAAAATGAAGTAATTGATATCGCATTAATGAATAAATTTGAATAA